Genomic segment of Panicum virgatum strain AP13 chromosome 9N, P.virgatum_v5, whole genome shotgun sequence:
ATTTTTCCCTGACTAAGAACTAAAGGAAGAAGACTGCCCTTGGTAGGTGGCGCTAGTGATTGGATGAACCACAAATTGATTGGAATTGGTGGATTGCGACAACCGGAGTCCGATTCATCTCACGGCCGCGCTGTGGAAGTGGGCGATGGAAGTGGGCGAGCAGTAAATGATGGAGACCGCAGActagggggagggggtggtagGGGGCTGATGAGGCGATGAGGCGTAAGCGACATGTTGTCGTTACTCCGATGCTGCGTGCTGTCTGCAACTTCTTACGTGATTGCCAGCCTGGATAATTTGATGCATATAAAATGGACCTTCAATTTTGCATATACTTATGTAATTTCATTTGAACAACAGGGGCCGTAGCCCTCTTTTGCGGACATGTAGCTCCGCGCACTGGCTCCTCTGCCTCTCCATTGCCAGGCTCTACGGTCCAAGGCCGCGGGGCAGGAAGCAATTGCTGGTGCTGCGATGGCGAGCCGTGCGGCTGGCGTGGTAATTAAGGCGGAGCCGGAGCGGCGAGGCGAGGAGGTGGGGGCCGGTGTAACGAAAACGGAACGGGGATTTGGGGTGTCGTGGAGTAAGTAAGCTCCGACCCGTGTTTTCTTGGGATGTCCTCTCTTTTTAAGCTGGTTTTCTTGGATATCGAAGAGAAGCAGGTGGCCCtttcttttcatttcttttttcttaaaaGATCAGCCTCATGATGGGCATATCCTTTTTAACTCCCTTTCTGAGATGCGGTGGACCAGAAAGCGGATAGTTGTCGAGCATACTCCTATGTTGCACATACAATCCATatgtaataataaaaataaaaaacaatccATTTGCAATTGGTTGCGTTGGGCCCGATACCGTCTTGCTGTAAATTATAGGGTTTGTATACTAGGAGAGGACTATTTGTTTGTATGATAAACATAGTACTGTATTTTCTGTTCAAAAAAAACATAGTACTGTATTTTCATTGGATTTAAGGAACAATTTCCAGAATCACATGGCATCTGACTGTGTGCTCGACATATTATCAGCAGAGGATAAAGGTGCCAACATATACATGATTGTGCTCTCTTTTCGCAATCAAATTACATTTAcaggaaaaaaaatcacaatGCCCTCTCTACAACCAAAGAAAAGGGACCGACAATTCAGTCACTATCTTGTTCCAAGCATTTCTTTTCAAGACACTAGATGGTAGAACAGCAGCTCATTCCATGTATCTGGCACCCCAGGAAGGCACCAATGGCTGCAATCCTGGCCGCTGGATGCTGTTAAATCTACTCCCTTCCGTCGATAAATAGAGGGGTGGCCATCGGTCCTTAGCCGGGACAGATCGGTAATGTTCAGAATTGTCACAGGAGTCTTCATCTGCTTCGAGATCTGTTCAAGCATCACGTTTATCTCCGGCATTGGCCACACACGACCGTCGTTAGGGGCTAGTGTACTCGCTCTGCAGTGTCCCCCTGAATTCCACTCGCCTCCGCTGAAATCAGCGATAAATGTGACATAATTATCAAAGTATGCTGCATAGAGGAGGCTgcagcaagccagcaactcTGAAGTTGCTAGTGTTAGATTGAACAGTGGAGGACCAAACCTAAAGTGAGAGGGGGATGAGCTTCGGAAGAACACTTGAGTTTGCCGTGGATTGATGTAACGGTCGATCCATGATGCCCATGTGGTCAGTGCTCTTTGGAAAGCAGTAGAGGCTTCAAGATGGGGATGGACATGATCCCCTTCTTGATAGAAATACACTCTGCAATCATCAGATGCTAAGAATCAGAGCATACCAACAGAAATACATGATCAAATCATTGTTTCTCTGCAAGGTTACACGAGACTAAGAATACACGAACTGTGTATCAAACACATTGCTAGCAGTAATCAACACTCACCCAGCATTTGTTTTGTGATGCGACCACCAATGAGCAGAGTTGAACACAAGCACATCAGCACCTTTCCATCTTGATGAGCTCTGATCTATGGTATCGATTCGTAGTGTCATTGTGCGCTTTTGGCCAATTCTTGCCTTGGTTTCATGCACCAAGAAATGTGTCGTATGATACTCCACACTGCAATTGTAGTCCTGCAACAACCATACTGAGATGACTATTACACAGTAGTCTAGACACTGAACGGGACTAGCTGTACATTAGCTATAGTAGATCATACAAACCAGGAACTTGAAGTTGTAATACCCTTTCTCTTTAGTAATCTTGCGGCCACGAGTTTCACGAATTCTTGAAGGATATGAGATTGCCGTGCTTAGCAAGCACATCATGGATTCCCATTGGTTTCTGTTAATGGAGTCTCCGACAAACACTAGCCGTTTTCCTCGCAGCATCTCAAGCATTTTCCTTGCATCGAACCTAAAATTGCCGCATGAAGTTAGTGAATAGCAACCTCCTAGTACCACCTCCTAACTCGTAAGCAACATATGAACTCAGCAAATACACTAGAGCAGCAACACCTTGGGACACTGCAATGCTTAGGTTGCCACCGCATCTTCATGTAGCTTTCATCCATTCTTCCATTAGCTTGGCAGCTGAACCCTTCATCTATAAAAGGGCAAGAATTGCTCTCATAGAGTGGATAGCTTTCATCGAACACCCAACTCCCGTCAGAAACATCACACTGTGCAGCATTGCTTCTTGCAAAATCCATGTTGCTCTTGGCCGTTTCTTGTTTATCTGGATTGACTGGAGCTGCTCCAGGGCTGTACCCTAACATTGAATTATCTGAGCTTTCCCTGCGTCTCCCCTGTTGAGAAGCATAAGCTATATGTAGGGAGGAATTGCGCCCATCATCAACATGGTCATCTTGCAAGAATTCGTCTGTCGTCCCCTTTGCAGGACCTGAAGCTTCAGTGGAGAAATTGACATCCCGCGGAGACCCCTTTCCCTCCAATTTCTTTGCTGATGCAGCTGACGAACCAAGACTTTCTTTGCTAAGATTCTTGCCCTCTTCTAAGTTTGGCCTCCCCGAAATCAAATATTTCGCTTTCGCCAGCCTCTCGCCACCACTGCCTTGAGGTTGAGGAGCAGCTTCTTTCACTTCCGAATCCAAGCCTCCAAGTGTGAGATTTCGAGCTTCCGCAACCTCCTGCCCATTCAAATCCTCACCATTCGAAGGAGTTCCACCATTTCCTCCTCCTTGAGCCTCTGCTGCCGAGCCCACGCCCCGCACCGACAAGCCTCCGGCAACAGCGGGGCTCGCTCCCTCAGCGACCGAATCCCCTCTCCCGAGACCAACAACTGCCTCTTCGACCTCCGCCGCTGGGTAGCCCCACCTACCAGCCACAAGAACCGGCGCTGGGGCAGCGGCGAACGCCAAGGGAAGGTGGAGCGGGCGGCCGTGGCGGAGCGCCAAGAAGAGGGGTAACGAGGCGAGGgagacgaggaggaggctcTTCGGGTTCAGCAGGTGGCAGTGGTACGAGCTGGAGCAAGAGGCGTGGCTCCTCTGCCTCTCCATTGCTCCGCGGCCTGCGGGCGGCTGGGAGTCGCCGAAGTTGAGACGTGGATCGTGTGGTGAACTGGTGATGTGACGAACGCGAAATTTGGCTGCTGAGCCGGCGAGTTTTTTTAGGAGCAATGATTGATTATTGAAGGACTTGTTTGTTTCGTGCTAGAATCCTACTCTTCTAGTCTTTGCATGAaagactaaataaagtttatttataaaacttttttagggatagatataatttttcgcgacgaatctaacgacAATAATTAATCAATGGTTTGCtatagtggtgctacagtaaccattctctaatcgtgcggttaaAGACCTCATTATATTTTTCAAGGTCACTAGCGCAGggattctgaagttggttttgtaaactggctttgtttgacaccgtaattagctgTCAAACTATCACTATTCATGCCGTGGTGTGTAAACCAACatccgggtggcgtagtgcacccgcctaaaccccgagggtgagtactcgggggttaactaggattagtccaatctagatgcaagaacacgatgaacacagccggtttagagtggttcgggccgccggagcgtaataccctacgtccactgtgtgttgtattgcttgtgctctcaagaggttgagaacgg
This window contains:
- the LOC120690549 gene encoding protein trichome birefringence-like 6, with the protein product MERQRSHASCSSSYHCHLLNPKSLLLVSLASLPLFLALRHGRPLHLPLAFAAAPAPVLVAGRWGYPAAEVEEAVVGLGRGDSVAEGASPAVAGGLSVRGVGSAAEAQGGGNGGTPSNGEDLNGQEVAEARNLTLGGLDSEVKEAAPQPQGSGGERLAKAKYLISGRPNLEEGKNLSKESLGSSAASAKKLEGKGSPRDVNFSTEASGPAKGTTDEFLQDDHVDDGRNSSLHIAYASQQGRRRESSDNSMLGYSPGAAPVNPDKQETAKSNMDFARSNAAQCDVSDGSWVFDESYPLYESNSCPFIDEGFSCQANGRMDESYMKMRWQPKHCSVPRFDARKMLEMLRGKRLVFVGDSINRNQWESMMCLLSTAISYPSRIRETRGRKITKEKGYYNFKFLDYNCSVEYHTTHFLVHETKARIGQKRTMTLRIDTIDQSSSRWKGADVLVFNSAHWWSHHKTNAGVYFYQEGDHVHPHLEASTAFQRALTTWASWIDRYINPRQTQVFFRSSSPSHFSGGEWNSGGHCRASTLAPNDGRVWPMPEINVMLEQISKQMKTPVTILNITDLSRLRTDGHPSIYRRKGVDLTASSGQDCSHWCLPGVPDTWNELLFYHLVS